One stretch of Riemerella columbina DNA includes these proteins:
- the cmk gene encoding (d)CMP kinase has translation MKKQPVIAVDGYSSTGKSSISKEIAQRLGIIHMDTGALYRAITYDALQHCAEGNSIDFKCLFSRLDQIKLEFKTQDHALILLMNGEDVSTPIRSMQVSQNVSDVAKQPEVREYLLHTQRAMAEQGGVIMDGRDIGSVVLPNADFKFFLTASVEERTKRRYLELKASGVETTMEEVRANLIERDLKDSQRAVAPLIQAPDAILIDNSNMDKEQTIEKILSYIQG, from the coding sequence ATGAAAAAACAACCCGTGATAGCCGTAGATGGCTATTCTTCTACCGGTAAGAGTTCTATCTCAAAAGAAATAGCCCAGCGTTTGGGCATCATCCATATGGACACAGGCGCTTTGTACAGAGCCATTACTTATGATGCATTACAGCATTGTGCCGAGGGCAACAGCATTGATTTTAAATGTCTATTTTCTCGGTTGGATCAAATTAAATTGGAGTTTAAAACCCAAGACCACGCCCTGATTTTATTGATGAATGGCGAAGATGTTTCCACACCGATTAGAAGTATGCAAGTCAGCCAAAATGTAAGCGATGTAGCCAAGCAACCTGAAGTGAGAGAATACCTACTCCACACCCAAAGGGCTATGGCGGAACAAGGCGGTGTGATTATGGATGGCAGAGATATTGGCAGCGTGGTGCTCCCTAATGCCGATTTTAAATTCTTCCTGACCGCCAGTGTAGAAGAGCGCACCAAACGCCGTTATTTAGAACTGAAAGCATCAGGGGTAGAAACCACAATGGAAGAGGTGAGAGCCAACCTGATAGAGCGGGATTTAAAAGATTCCCAAAGAGCGGTAGCCCCACTGATACAAGCCCCAGATGCCATTTTGATTGATAATTCTAATATGGATAAAGAACAGACCATAGAAAAAATACTCAGCTACATTCAAGGTTAA
- the porQ gene encoding type IX secretion system protein PorQ: MKKGIFLLGFFLSGWLGAQDGTTVYHFLNLPVSARQAALGDAVSVRDYDQNFATVNPALLNIEMDNRLSVNYASYLAGSHYGTISYAKDLEYGHFLTAGAKYLDYGSIPRTDEYGNIHGDFSAIDAAVGVGYAYQFTDDWTVGAQVNLITSKIEHYQSMAVAGNIGAAYHRKKAKETISFVVRNLGYQFKTYNGARESLPVRVDLGYTKILDEFPLALTITAHDLQKWNISPEYNQNGQKTKWTKQLADHFSFGAELFPEQAFNLRVGYHVKRGSELSVTDQRSFTGLSFGFGFKWSYLRFDYTHSRYHNASNLNQIGIALDLIEVRGYRR, translated from the coding sequence TTGAAAAAAGGAATCTTTTTATTAGGCTTTTTTTTGAGTGGCTGGTTGGGGGCGCAAGATGGCACTACGGTGTATCATTTTTTGAATCTTCCAGTATCTGCACGGCAGGCAGCCCTTGGTGATGCGGTATCGGTAAGGGATTATGATCAGAATTTTGCCACCGTTAACCCAGCATTGCTCAATATAGAAATGGATAACCGCCTCTCTGTAAACTACGCGAGTTATCTGGCAGGCTCTCATTACGGCACCATTAGCTATGCTAAAGATTTGGAGTATGGGCATTTCCTAACCGCAGGGGCTAAATATTTAGATTATGGCAGCATCCCCAGAACAGATGAATACGGCAATATCCACGGCGATTTCTCCGCGATAGATGCCGCAGTGGGCGTGGGCTATGCCTATCAGTTCACCGATGATTGGACGGTGGGCGCACAAGTGAACCTCATCACTTCTAAAATAGAACATTACCAATCTATGGCGGTGGCAGGGAATATTGGGGCTGCCTATCATCGTAAAAAAGCCAAGGAAACCATCAGTTTTGTGGTGCGGAATTTAGGTTATCAGTTCAAAACTTATAACGGCGCTCGGGAGTCCCTGCCTGTAAGGGTAGATTTGGGCTATACCAAAATTTTAGATGAATTCCCACTGGCGCTCACCATTACCGCCCACGATTTGCAGAAGTGGAACATCTCGCCAGAATACAACCAAAACGGACAAAAAACCAAATGGACCAAACAGCTGGCAGACCATTTTTCCTTCGGGGCAGAGCTGTTTCCAGAGCAAGCATTTAACCTCCGCGTGGGCTATCATGTGAAGCGTGGCAGTGAGCTGAGTGTTACCGACCAAAGAAGCTTCACAGGGCTGTCGTTTGGCTTTGGCTTTAAATGGTCTTACCTCCGTTTTGATTATACCCACAGCCGTTACCATAATGCCTCAAACCTCAATCAGATTGGGATCGCCTTAGATTTAATAGAAGTGAGAGGCTACAGAAGATAA
- a CDS encoding ribonuclease domain-containing protein, whose amino-acid sequence MEKMKAQQNKNLWFSIAAVVLLVLGFWFLLKPNASEVVSAASPENQNIERIEALTETSRVAEYVKQRHQLPPYYLTKNQAKRQGWVPAQGNLCEVLPGKAIGGDIFGNRERKLPKGKKYYEADVNYHCGNRGADRLIFTKQGEVWLSTDHYRSFRKL is encoded by the coding sequence ATGGAAAAAATGAAGGCGCAACAGAATAAAAATCTGTGGTTTTCAATTGCAGCCGTTGTGCTTCTGGTGTTGGGTTTTTGGTTTTTATTGAAGCCCAACGCTTCAGAAGTGGTATCGGCAGCATCGCCAGAAAATCAGAATATTGAGCGTATAGAGGCGCTCACCGAGACTTCTCGCGTGGCAGAATATGTGAAGCAACGCCACCAGTTGCCGCCTTATTACCTCACAAAAAATCAGGCGAAGCGCCAAGGTTGGGTGCCAGCACAGGGCAACCTTTGCGAGGTTTTGCCAGGGAAAGCCATCGGTGGAGATATTTTTGGCAACAGAGAAAGAAAACTGCCCAAGGGCAAAAAATATTATGAGGCAGATGTGAATTACCACTGCGGCAACCGTGGTGCAGACCGCCTGATATTCACCAAACAGGGCGAGGTTTGGCTCAGCACAGACCATTATAGAAGTTTTAGAAAACTCTAA
- a CDS encoding helix-turn-helix domain-containing protein: MPLPIAVVKNQNVAPNTVVQSQDYEVFLTLEAVQCSIDDIFYEVPKLGVLFLSPYQKMVWQSAAKVHQLSFHGDFYCIEYHKQEVACNGLLFNNIFSKPYIHLSEGRFAELELIFDKMQHELKPQIPMADAILKTYIQLVLAICSQEKSLEIEETPPLDSLMLRFQDLIEQHFAQQRSPAFYADALAVSVATLSKKTKKVFGKTPTALIQERIILEAKKQLHLTEKTVKEIAAELYFQDEYYFSRYFKKWVGYSPSHFRKEVGISIVATL; this comes from the coding sequence ATGCCTTTACCGATAGCTGTTGTTAAAAATCAAAATGTGGCGCCCAATACAGTGGTGCAGTCTCAGGATTATGAGGTATTCCTGACCTTAGAGGCTGTCCAATGTTCTATTGATGATATCTTTTATGAAGTACCAAAATTAGGCGTTCTCTTCCTATCGCCGTACCAAAAAATGGTGTGGCAATCTGCGGCGAAGGTGCATCAGCTCTCTTTTCACGGTGATTTTTATTGCATAGAGTACCATAAGCAAGAAGTAGCGTGCAATGGGTTGTTGTTCAATAATATTTTCAGCAAGCCTTATATCCACCTTTCGGAAGGGCGTTTTGCGGAATTAGAATTGATTTTTGATAAAATGCAACACGAGCTCAAACCTCAAATTCCGATGGCAGATGCTATTTTAAAGACTTATATTCAGCTGGTGCTCGCCATATGCAGCCAAGAAAAATCTTTGGAAATAGAGGAAACGCCACCTTTGGATTCTTTAATGTTAAGGTTTCAAGATTTGATAGAACAGCACTTTGCCCAACAGCGAAGCCCCGCTTTCTATGCTGATGCGTTGGCGGTTTCTGTGGCTACATTGAGCAAAAAAACCAAAAAAGTATTCGGCAAAACGCCTACGGCGCTCATCCAAGAACGGATTATTTTAGAAGCCAAAAAGCAACTCCACCTAACAGAAAAAACCGTGAAGGAAATTGCGGCAGAACTCTACTTCCAAGATGAGTATTATTTCAGCCGATATTTTAAAAAATGGGTGGGCTATTCGCCATCGCATTTTAGGAAAGAAGTGGGCATTTCCATTGTGGCAACACTCTAA
- a CDS encoding glycosyltransferase gives MPTLSIIIAIYNRKNELFELLSSLSHQTDKDFEVIVVDDGSAIDLKPTIQIFELMLNLRFFRKENSGPGLSRNYGTRRAHGDWLIFVDSDVIVEEDYIANIKQDILTQPCDAFGGADKAHKGFNLMQKAISYAMTSLFTTGGIRGNKKIVSKFQPRSFNMGVKKTAFDAVGGFSELRIGEDPDLSMTLWEHGYTTAFFSNIGVYHKRRTDFGRFSKQVYQFGVARPILNQRHPQYTKLTFWFPSLFLIGYIIGIFHYFIWYNGIVLGLYGLYTLIVWGDALWKTKNISIATMAVMATYIQLFSYGYGFLKSWICLNVLHQKPEEAFPSHFYQS, from the coding sequence ATGCCTACCCTGTCCATCATCATTGCTATTTATAATCGTAAGAACGAGCTGTTTGAACTCCTTAGCTCGCTCTCCCACCAAACGGATAAAGATTTTGAAGTGATCGTGGTAGATGATGGCTCTGCGATAGACCTAAAACCTACCATCCAAATTTTTGAGCTGATGCTGAACCTTCGTTTTTTTAGAAAGGAAAACTCGGGGCCAGGGTTGAGTAGAAACTATGGCACCCGCCGTGCCCATGGGGATTGGCTCATCTTTGTGGATAGCGATGTGATTGTGGAAGAAGATTATATCGCCAATATTAAACAAGATATTTTAACCCAACCTTGTGATGCTTTTGGCGGCGCTGATAAAGCCCACAAAGGCTTCAACCTGATGCAGAAAGCCATTTCTTATGCGATGACTTCGCTGTTTACTACAGGCGGCATTCGCGGGAATAAAAAAATAGTGTCTAAATTTCAGCCTCGGAGTTTTAATATGGGCGTGAAGAAAACGGCTTTTGATGCCGTGGGTGGCTTTTCAGAACTTCGGATTGGGGAAGATCCAGACCTCTCAATGACACTTTGGGAACACGGCTACACCACCGCATTTTTCAGTAATATTGGGGTTTATCATAAACGCCGAACCGATTTTGGACGCTTCTCTAAACAAGTGTATCAATTCGGGGTGGCGCGCCCTATTCTCAACCAAAGGCATCCGCAATATACCAAACTGACTTTCTGGTTTCCCTCTCTATTCCTCATCGGTTATATTATTGGGATTTTCCATTATTTTATTTGGTATAATGGCATTGTGCTGGGGCTTTATGGGCTTTATACCCTCATCGTTTGGGGCGATGCACTGTGGAAAACCAAGAATATCAGCATCGCAACTATGGCGGTAATGGCGACTTATATTCAGTTATTTTCTTATGGCTATGGCTTCCTAAAATCGTGGATTTGTCTCAATGTGCTTCATCAAAAACCCGAAGAGGCGTTCCCATCACATTTTTATCAATCTTAG
- a CDS encoding barstar family protein, translating into MKTVYIDFASIGDEEDFYAQLKEKLPLPDYFGDNLNALYDVITGDLAMPLHIEFVNMSVEQLEHFEDLLTTLEDAEEETEGFTFTYYLEQYED; encoded by the coding sequence ATGAAGACCGTATATATTGATTTTGCTTCCATCGGAGATGAGGAAGATTTTTACGCACAACTCAAAGAAAAATTACCGTTACCAGATTATTTTGGTGATAATTTAAACGCCTTGTATGATGTGATTACAGGTGATTTGGCTATGCCTTTACATATAGAATTTGTGAATATGAGTGTGGAGCAATTGGAGCATTTTGAGGATTTACTCACCACTTTAGAAGATGCCGAAGAAGAAACCGAAGGCTTTACTTTTACCTATTATTTAGAGCAATACGAGGATTAG
- a CDS encoding porin, with protein MKKLLLSAMLFFGLATTAKAQEIKTVDTIMVLKKDTIIPKAHLRPIHLDALPYYSFGKGVGITSPDSLFQLNIRFRMQNRLEADFSDAEKTEYKAAIRRLRLRFDGYVGNPKFLYAIQLSFAPDDVGKVKDGGYLNIIRDAMVFYRATDELSLGFGQTKLPGNRQRTNSSGALDLTDRSINNAMFNIDRDFGFQAIYTSPKNKKSWGYNLKAAISTGEGRNFNEKTDGLAYTGRLELYPFGRFKKNGEFFEGDLQREPTPKLYLGGTYHYNQRAQFSQGQRGKKLLESRDLQSVFFDAMMKYQGWTATFAYMNRNTPNPITFNDDQTQQVAVLAGQGYDAQLSYLFPKNWEIIGRYSHNQPTKAIQHLEPIHNQFSFGVTKYIWEHAFKAQFEVSKNNMKYIDGSQKDGWYARFQIEIGI; from the coding sequence ATGAAAAAATTATTACTAAGCGCTATGCTATTCTTTGGACTTGCTACTACGGCTAAGGCTCAAGAAATCAAAACGGTAGATACCATTATGGTCTTGAAAAAAGATACCATTATCCCGAAAGCCCACTTGCGACCTATCCACTTAGATGCGCTGCCTTATTACAGTTTTGGTAAAGGTGTGGGCATTACCTCGCCAGACAGTTTATTTCAGTTGAATATCCGTTTTAGAATGCAAAACCGATTGGAAGCTGATTTTAGCGATGCTGAAAAAACAGAATATAAAGCCGCTATCCGCCGTTTAAGGCTTCGTTTTGATGGTTATGTGGGCAATCCTAAATTTTTGTATGCCATCCAACTTTCCTTTGCACCAGATGATGTGGGTAAGGTTAAAGATGGCGGTTACCTCAATATTATTAGAGATGCGATGGTGTTTTATCGCGCCACGGATGAGCTGAGTTTAGGCTTTGGACAGACCAAATTACCAGGGAATAGACAGAGAACCAACTCTTCTGGTGCCTTAGATTTAACCGACCGCTCCATCAATAACGCGATGTTTAATATTGATCGCGATTTTGGTTTCCAAGCCATTTATACCAGTCCTAAAAACAAAAAATCTTGGGGCTATAATCTAAAAGCTGCCATTAGCACTGGGGAAGGTAGAAATTTCAATGAAAAAACCGATGGGCTGGCGTATACAGGCAGGTTGGAGCTCTATCCTTTCGGAAGATTTAAGAAAAATGGTGAGTTTTTTGAAGGCGATTTACAGCGCGAGCCCACTCCAAAACTCTATTTAGGTGGGACTTATCATTATAACCAAAGGGCGCAGTTTTCACAAGGACAAAGAGGGAAAAAATTGCTGGAAAGCCGAGATTTGCAGTCGGTGTTCTTTGATGCGATGATGAAATACCAAGGCTGGACTGCCACCTTCGCCTATATGAACCGAAATACCCCAAATCCTATCACTTTTAATGATGATCAAACGCAGCAAGTGGCAGTATTGGCAGGACAAGGTTATGATGCGCAGCTGAGTTATCTTTTTCCTAAAAACTGGGAAATTATTGGGCGCTATTCTCACAACCAACCAACGAAAGCCATCCAGCATCTGGAGCCGATACATAATCAGTTTTCGTTTGGGGTGACCAAATACATTTGGGAACACGCCTTTAAAGCGCAGTTTGAAGTCAGTAAAAATAATATGAAATACATTGATGGCAGCCAAAAAGACGGTTGGTATGCCAGATTTCAAATAGAAATAGGAATATAA
- the frr gene encoding ribosome recycling factor: MEELQLILDTAKQEMDAAIKHLEHAFLKIRAGRASTAMVQDVMVEYYGSPTPLNQVANVSIPDAMTIAIQPWDRTAIKDIEKGIIVANLGFAPSNNGDIIILNVPPLTEERRKELAKQAKAESEQTKVTVRNARQEAMKNLKKLEGISEDIIKDTEADVQELTDKYIAKVEEHLKHKEADIMKI; this comes from the coding sequence ATGGAAGAATTACAGTTAATCTTAGACACCGCAAAACAAGAAATGGATGCGGCAATAAAACACTTAGAACACGCTTTCTTAAAAATCCGTGCTGGGCGCGCCTCTACCGCTATGGTGCAAGATGTGATGGTGGAATATTACGGCAGCCCTACTCCGCTCAACCAAGTAGCCAATGTCTCTATTCCAGATGCGATGACCATTGCTATACAGCCGTGGGACCGCACTGCCATTAAGGATATTGAAAAAGGCATCATTGTGGCTAATTTGGGTTTTGCACCGTCTAACAATGGCGATATCATTATCCTTAATGTACCACCACTAACGGAAGAACGCCGTAAAGAATTGGCAAAACAAGCCAAAGCTGAAAGCGAACAAACCAAAGTTACCGTAAGAAATGCCCGCCAAGAAGCTATGAAAAACTTGAAAAAGTTAGAAGGTATTTCCGAAGACATCATTAAAGATACCGAAGCTGATGTGCAGGAATTAACCGATAAATACATCGCGAAGGTAGAAGAACACCTTAAACATAAGGAAGCCGATATTATGAAAATCTAA
- the rclC gene encoding reactive chlorine resistance membrane protein RclC, producing the protein MKPILQFLAGSQSQLINFMRVAIFIVMAWIGGLKAFQYEADGIVPFVTNSPFMSFFYHNSGKTALDEEGKEVPQYRLHRNPEGKMVAKNIEWHKENGTYAFSYGLGTMIVSIGLLVLLGIWSPKIGLWGGLLTFGMSIVTLSFLITTPEVYVPNLGGDMPTPNFGFPYLSGAGRLVLKDIIMMAGGLIVASDSAKKLLKR; encoded by the coding sequence ATGAAACCAATACTTCAATTTTTGGCAGGTAGCCAGTCTCAGTTGATTAACTTTATGCGTGTAGCCATTTTTATTGTTATGGCGTGGATCGGTGGTTTAAAAGCCTTTCAGTACGAAGCCGATGGCATTGTGCCCTTTGTAACCAACAGCCCTTTTATGAGTTTTTTCTATCATAATTCAGGGAAAACTGCGCTGGATGAAGAGGGCAAAGAGGTACCGCAGTACCGCCTACACCGCAACCCAGAGGGGAAAATGGTGGCTAAAAATATAGAATGGCACAAAGAAAACGGCACTTATGCCTTTTCGTATGGCTTAGGAACGATGATTGTGAGCATCGGTCTGTTGGTGTTATTGGGCATCTGGTCGCCTAAAATTGGACTTTGGGGCGGTTTGCTCACCTTTGGGATGTCCATTGTTACGCTTTCGTTCCTGATCACTACGCCAGAGGTCTATGTACCGAATTTAGGTGGCGATATGCCAACGCCCAACTTCGGATTTCCTTACCTTTCTGGCGCGGGGCGCTTGGTGCTGAAGGATATTATTATGATGGCAGGCGGACTGATTGTCGCCTCTGATAGCGCCAAAAAATTATTAAAAAGATAA
- a CDS encoding THUMP domain-containing class I SAM-dependent RNA methyltransferase translates to MKLNWEALNISIKTFFGLENILVEEVKKLGGREVETKNRAVNCVGDLGFLYKINYALRTGVKVLVPILEFKAFNEQKFYERLLRFPWDDFIGIHQSFAIDATVHSERFTHSWFMTLKMKDAIVDFFQHKYRKRPNVEPKSPDIKLHLHIDREQVTISLDSSGDPLFKRGYRVEQGKAPINEVLASGLLHLAGWDGKGNFLDPMCGSGTLLIEAAMMAMELPAQIFRKKFAFQNWKNYDEDLFFKIKEFRINRIKEFQGKIVGYDIDLQALSAARANIATAELEEVIEVKKQNFFESEKDLFPLLMVFNPPYDERLAISDEDFYRKIGDTFKQHYPNTLAWLITADLEAVKKLGLRPSRKIKLYNGKLETRFLQYEMYEGSKKAKFNS, encoded by the coding sequence ATGAAACTCAACTGGGAAGCACTCAACATCAGCATTAAAACTTTTTTTGGATTAGAAAACATCTTAGTCGAAGAGGTCAAAAAATTAGGCGGCAGAGAGGTGGAAACTAAAAACCGAGCCGTGAACTGCGTGGGCGATTTAGGTTTTCTCTACAAAATCAACTATGCCCTACGCACAGGAGTAAAAGTTTTGGTGCCTATTTTAGAATTTAAAGCCTTTAATGAACAGAAGTTCTACGAAAGGTTGTTGCGCTTTCCTTGGGATGATTTCATTGGCATTCATCAGAGTTTTGCCATAGATGCCACGGTGCATTCTGAGCGGTTCACGCATTCTTGGTTTATGACTTTGAAAATGAAAGATGCCATTGTTGATTTTTTTCAACACAAATACCGCAAACGCCCTAATGTAGAGCCTAAATCACCAGATATTAAACTCCACCTCCATATTGATAGAGAGCAGGTGACCATCTCTTTGGATTCCTCTGGCGATCCACTATTCAAGCGGGGTTACCGCGTGGAGCAAGGCAAAGCTCCCATTAACGAAGTCTTGGCTTCAGGATTATTGCACTTGGCGGGATGGGATGGCAAAGGCAACTTTTTAGACCCAATGTGTGGCAGTGGCACGCTCCTAATCGAAGCCGCTATGATGGCAATGGAACTGCCAGCACAAATTTTTCGGAAAAAATTTGCCTTCCAAAATTGGAAAAATTATGATGAAGATTTATTTTTCAAAATCAAAGAGTTTAGGATTAACCGAATTAAAGAATTTCAGGGGAAAATTGTGGGTTATGATATTGACCTTCAAGCCCTCAGCGCTGCCAGAGCCAACATCGCCACTGCTGAATTAGAAGAGGTGATAGAAGTTAAAAAACAAAACTTTTTTGAGTCTGAGAAAGATTTATTCCCACTCCTGATGGTGTTCAATCCGCCGTATGATGAGCGCCTTGCTATTTCTGATGAAGATTTTTATCGTAAGATTGGAGATACCTTTAAACAACACTATCCCAACACATTAGCGTGGCTCATCACCGCAGATTTAGAAGCTGTGAAAAAATTAGGTCTGCGACCAAGCCGAAAAATAAAGCTCTACAACGGTAAGTTAGAAACGCGCTTCCTCCAATACGAAATGTACGAAGGAAGCAAAAAAGCCAAATTTAACTCTTAG
- the nadE gene encoding NAD(+) synthase yields the protein MQTEKIIQHIVGWLRDYATKANVKGYVIGVSGGVDSAVVSTLCAMTGLKTLLLEMPIRQKQDQVNRAWEHIEDLKKRFPEQVEAMSINLTPAFEELYKIFDVQDERYPNEQLAFANTRSRLRMLTLYYYGQINGLLVCGTGNKVEDFGIGFYTKYGDGGVDVSPIADLYKTEVYELSKALNLVKSIQEAIPTDGLWDAERTDEQQIGATYPELEKIQKEWGTKTEQDYTGRDLEVYHIFKRMNAAAQHKINPIPICDIPEEWRD from the coding sequence ATGCAAACAGAAAAAATAATTCAGCATATTGTAGGCTGGCTCAGAGATTATGCCACTAAGGCGAATGTAAAAGGCTATGTGATAGGGGTTTCTGGCGGTGTAGACTCTGCAGTGGTCTCTACGCTATGTGCTATGACAGGGCTCAAAACACTACTTTTAGAAATGCCCATTCGGCAAAAGCAAGACCAAGTGAACCGCGCGTGGGAACATATAGAAGACCTTAAAAAGCGGTTCCCAGAGCAGGTGGAGGCGATGTCCATCAACCTAACGCCAGCCTTTGAGGAGCTTTATAAAATCTTTGATGTTCAAGATGAACGCTACCCCAACGAGCAACTGGCGTTTGCCAATACCAGAAGCCGATTGCGGATGCTCACACTCTATTATTATGGACAAATTAACGGGCTTTTGGTCTGTGGCACAGGCAACAAGGTGGAAGATTTTGGCATCGGGTTTTATACCAAATATGGCGATGGCGGCGTAGATGTTTCGCCTATTGCAGACCTTTATAAAACAGAGGTTTACGAACTTTCTAAGGCTTTAAACTTGGTGAAAAGCATCCAAGAAGCCATTCCAACCGATGGACTTTGGGATGCGGAGCGGACAGATGAGCAACAGATTGGCGCAACTTATCCAGAATTGGAAAAAATACAGAAAGAATGGGGTACCAAAACTGAGCAAGACTATACAGGACGGGATTTAGAGGTTTATCATATTTTTAAAAGAATGAATGCCGCCGCCCAGCACAAAATCAACCCGATTCCGATTTGTGATATCCCTGAAGAATGGCGAGATTAA
- the pyrH gene encoding UMP kinase, giving the protein MKYKRILLKLSGEALMGNLQYGIDNERLKEYASEIKKVVDAGCEVAIVIGGGNIFRGLAGAAKGMDRVQGDYMGMLATVINGMALQGALEDQGVMTRLQSAIEMDKVAEPFIKRRATRHLEKGRVVIFGAGTGNPYFTTDTAATLRAIEIGADVILKGTRVDGIYDSDPEKNKDAVKFNSLSFEEVYEKNLKVMDMTAFTLSHENHLPIIVFDMNKEGNLLKVIEGEAVGTVVKG; this is encoded by the coding sequence ATGAAATATAAAAGAATATTATTAAAATTAAGTGGAGAAGCCTTAATGGGCAACCTTCAATACGGCATTGATAACGAACGTCTGAAAGAATATGCCTCAGAAATTAAAAAAGTGGTAGACGCAGGCTGCGAAGTCGCCATCGTGATTGGTGGAGGTAATATTTTCCGAGGCTTGGCGGGTGCTGCCAAAGGTATGGACAGGGTGCAAGGCGATTATATGGGAATGCTCGCTACCGTGATCAATGGTATGGCACTGCAAGGTGCGTTAGAAGACCAAGGCGTGATGACCAGACTGCAATCTGCCATAGAAATGGATAAAGTGGCAGAACCCTTCATCAAAAGGAGAGCAACACGCCATTTAGAAAAAGGCCGCGTGGTGATCTTTGGCGCTGGTACAGGCAATCCTTATTTTACCACAGATACTGCTGCCACGCTTAGAGCGATAGAAATTGGTGCCGATGTGATCCTCAAAGGAACCCGTGTAGATGGCATCTATGATAGCGACCCCGAAAAGAACAAAGATGCCGTAAAATTCAACAGTCTTTCTTTTGAAGAAGTGTATGAGAAAAACCTCAAAGTGATGGATATGACGGCTTTCACCCTCAGCCACGAGAACCATTTGCCCATCATCGTTTTTGATATGAATAAAGAAGGAAACCTCCTTAAAGTTATTGAAGGCGAAGCCGTGGGTACCGTGGTTAAAGGCTAA